A window of Hymenobacter aerilatus contains these coding sequences:
- a CDS encoding tyrosine-type recombinase/integrase, producing MKLKLWLKLHKINKAGKAPVSLRITLYGKRAEYSSEIRLFPDEWDQATETILPTRRKQATVDKDNDLLEELKADARQAKNSLPKSQRTALNVAKEMRGIMPDEDATTCLLAALDRILATHYQHANQSTLQPFTRAAALLRKWHGPGHLPAASFTEDRRDAFGLWLAGQMASSSARTYLSALTAMWNRVKAWPHTRRSFRPFFGLRLPRHSGRKRTVLTKEQLLVMQEAALPPKQALARDIYMACFYLHGSRVSAVMQLRWQNVDFTKGEVKYKAMKSGPEKTIALKGPLLPLLLRYHHSSAAGNDLIFPILPPDFFSLTLNQRHVQNRAANVRILRRLYTLCKNLGLPEHVHPHTARHTMAVLTVEANNGDIRAAQHVLGHSTYRQTETYLRKMLPEQINDAAANVYDSF from the coding sequence ATGAAGCTGAAGCTGTGGCTGAAGCTCCACAAAATTAACAAGGCTGGGAAAGCCCCAGTCAGCTTACGGATCACTTTATATGGCAAACGTGCAGAGTACAGTAGCGAAATCCGGCTCTTCCCCGACGAATGGGACCAAGCCACTGAAACCATTCTTCCTACTCGGCGCAAGCAAGCGACGGTAGACAAGGACAACGATCTACTCGAAGAACTGAAAGCCGATGCTCGGCAAGCCAAAAACAGTCTACCTAAATCCCAACGAACTGCCCTAAACGTTGCCAAGGAAATGCGGGGCATTATGCCCGATGAAGACGCCACTACGTGTCTACTCGCTGCCTTGGACCGCATCCTAGCGACGCACTATCAACACGCCAATCAAAGTACACTTCAACCGTTTACCCGTGCTGCTGCCTTGCTAAGGAAGTGGCACGGGCCTGGCCACCTGCCCGCGGCTTCTTTTACGGAAGATCGCCGGGACGCCTTTGGCCTGTGGTTAGCGGGGCAAATGGCTTCGTCTTCTGCCAGAACCTACCTCTCGGCGCTTACTGCTATGTGGAACCGTGTCAAAGCTTGGCCGCACACTCGGCGGTCTTTCCGCCCCTTCTTCGGATTGCGCCTCCCGCGCCACAGTGGGCGGAAGCGTACCGTGCTCACGAAAGAACAATTACTGGTGATGCAGGAAGCGGCGTTGCCGCCAAAACAAGCGTTGGCGCGGGATATTTACATGGCGTGTTTTTACCTGCATGGTTCGCGGGTTTCAGCCGTGATGCAGCTCCGCTGGCAGAATGTAGATTTCACGAAAGGCGAAGTCAAGTACAAAGCCATGAAAAGCGGCCCCGAAAAGACCATCGCGCTCAAAGGTCCATTGTTACCCCTTCTACTGCGCTATCATCATTCAAGCGCGGCAGGCAATGACTTGATCTTCCCGATTCTGCCACCTGATTTTTTCTCTTTGACGCTGAACCAGCGCCACGTCCAAAACCGGGCTGCGAACGTGCGGATTCTACGGAGGCTGTACACGCTTTGCAAAAATTTGGGGTTGCCTGAACATGTCCACCCGCACACAGCCCGGCACACAATGGCCGTGTTAACAGTAGAGGCCAACAACGGAGATATACGGGCAGCGCAGCATGTGTTGGGACATTCCACCTATCGCCAAACCGAAACCTACTTGCGCAAGATGCTGCCAGAGCAGATAAACGACGCAGCCGCAAACGTCTACGATAGCTTTTAA
- a CDS encoding HD domain-containing protein: MNKKKIFNDPVYGFVTIPTELLFDLIEHPYFQRLRRIQQLGLTSFVYPGALHTRFHHALGAMHLMSLALRSLKDKGVKISAKEGEAAMIAILLHDIGHGPLSHALEHSIFDGVPHEQLSLYLMQRLNTEFDGRLDLAIQIFQGSYPRPFFHQLVSSQLDMDRLDYLNRDSFYTGVQEGRPGADRLIKMLTVVDEKLVLEEKAVYSIENFLVSRRLMYWQVYLHKTVTSAEQMVIRIVQRARDLARSGQEVGASSCLQYFLSRPVSIREFEADDSILQRFVQLDDYDIWGAVKQWATHPDKVLSYMASSILNRHLFKISLQAEPFDEDFKLGVTELIAEHFQLPTNEAALLMLHGRISNNAYDAVGETIDVLTKRGRVVNVAEASDLPNIRALSQRVEKHYLCYPKEIM, translated from the coding sequence ATGAATAAGAAAAAAATTTTCAACGACCCTGTATATGGCTTTGTGACCATTCCTACGGAGCTGCTGTTTGACCTGATTGAGCATCCGTACTTCCAGCGGTTGCGGCGGATTCAGCAGTTAGGTCTCACCAGCTTCGTGTATCCGGGGGCGCTACATACGCGCTTTCACCACGCGCTGGGTGCCATGCACCTCATGTCGTTGGCGTTGCGCTCGTTGAAGGACAAGGGTGTAAAGATTTCGGCCAAGGAAGGAGAGGCGGCCATGATTGCCATCCTGCTGCACGACATCGGCCACGGCCCGCTCTCACACGCGCTGGAACACAGTATTTTTGATGGAGTGCCGCACGAGCAGCTTTCGTTGTACTTGATGCAACGGCTGAATACGGAGTTTGACGGGCGGCTCGACCTTGCCATTCAGATTTTTCAGGGTTCTTACCCCCGCCCGTTCTTTCACCAACTGGTAAGCAGCCAGCTGGATATGGACCGCCTCGACTACCTCAACCGCGACTCCTTCTACACGGGCGTACAGGAGGGTAGGCCCGGCGCCGACCGCCTCATCAAAATGCTGACGGTAGTGGACGAAAAGCTGGTGCTGGAAGAGAAAGCCGTGTATAGCATCGAGAACTTTCTGGTGAGCCGCCGCCTGATGTATTGGCAAGTGTATCTGCACAAAACCGTCACGTCGGCTGAGCAGATGGTGATTCGGATTGTGCAGCGTGCCCGCGACCTGGCCCGCTCCGGGCAGGAGGTAGGCGCGTCGTCGTGCCTGCAGTATTTCCTGAGTCGGCCGGTGAGCATCCGCGAGTTCGAGGCCGACGACAGCATCTTGCAGCGCTTCGTGCAGCTCGACGACTACGACATCTGGGGCGCGGTGAAGCAGTGGGCTACTCATCCCGATAAAGTGCTCAGCTACATGGCCAGCAGCATTCTGAACCGTCACCTATTTAAAATAAGTTTGCAAGCTGAACCGTTTGATGAAGACTTCAAGCTGGGGGTGACGGAGTTGATTGCCGAGCATTTCCAGTTACCCACCAACGAGGCTGCGCTACTCATGCTGCACGGCCGCATCAGCAACAACGCCTACGACGCTGTGGGCGAAACCATTGACGTGCTTACCAAGCGCGGCCGTGTGGTAAATGTGGCTGAAGCGTCGGACCTGCCCAATATACGTGCCCTCAGCCAGCGGGTAGAAAAGCACTACCTCTGCTACCCCAAGGAGATTATGTAG
- a CDS encoding TIGR02594 family protein, protein MITLPNRYSYLLRENAPKVLVEALKLFGTREIVGPLHSLEILKWAKELGMQREYTADEIPWCGLFVGVVVERADYNLVPILLRAKQWLKWGNPVPEPMLGDVVVFTRVGGGHVGFYVGEDATHLHILGGNQNNSVSIARFPKSAAVGYRRSPWRIGQPANVRKIHLSSTGILNPSVV, encoded by the coding sequence ATGATTACACTACCGAACCGCTACAGCTACTTGCTGCGTGAAAACGCCCCGAAGGTGCTGGTTGAGGCTTTAAAGCTATTCGGCACCCGCGAAATAGTAGGCCCGCTGCACAGCCTGGAAATCCTAAAGTGGGCGAAAGAGTTGGGGATGCAGCGCGAATACACAGCCGACGAAATCCCTTGGTGCGGGCTATTCGTGGGCGTGGTAGTCGAGCGGGCGGACTACAACCTAGTGCCCATTCTGCTACGGGCTAAGCAATGGCTCAAGTGGGGCAACCCGGTTCCGGAACCCATGCTGGGAGACGTAGTAGTCTTCACCCGAGTAGGGGGCGGGCACGTTGGGTTCTACGTCGGCGAGGACGCTACGCATCTGCACATTTTAGGGGGTAATCAGAACAACAGCGTGAGTATAGCCCGCTTCCCCAAGTCCGCCGCTGTAGGCTACCGTCGTTCGCCGTGGCGCATTGGGCAGCCGGCCAACGTGCGCAAGATTCACCTCTCTTCTACTGGCATTCTAAACCCTTCTGTTGTATGA